The Salinicoccus roseus genome window below encodes:
- the tsaB gene encoding tRNA (adenosine(37)-N6)-threonylcarbamoyltransferase complex dimerization subunit type 1 TsaB: MISLLIDTSNRPLSVAINKDGYCQAEINTTVKKTHSATLMVYINELFKMTGYKREDIDRIIVARGPGSYTGVRIGVTIAKTLAHALNIPLYSVSSLAVIAASSGREGITAPMFDGRRGNVYTAIYQLECSTLEEVMDAGYMKLETVLDSLKAHDGGVVLADAGEKFSSGLETFTHAVPRISSVEKFTSILRQEDVHQMVPEYLKVSEAEKNWMERTQS, translated from the coding sequence ATGATTTCCCTTCTGATTGACACGTCCAACAGGCCGCTATCCGTCGCAATCAACAAGGATGGATATTGCCAGGCAGAAATAAATACCACTGTGAAAAAGACCCATTCTGCTACATTGATGGTATACATCAATGAACTATTTAAAATGACGGGCTACAAGCGTGAGGACATTGATCGTATCATCGTTGCACGGGGGCCAGGCTCCTACACGGGGGTGCGTATCGGTGTAACCATCGCCAAGACGCTGGCACATGCATTGAATATACCCCTTTATTCCGTCTCTTCTCTTGCTGTCATAGCAGCTTCATCAGGCAGGGAAGGAATCACGGCCCCAATGTTTGATGGCCGGAGGGGAAACGTCTACACAGCAATTTATCAACTAGAATGCAGCACATTGGAAGAAGTGATGGATGCAGGATATATGAAGCTCGAAACAGTGCTTGATTCATTGAAGGCGCATGATGGGGGCGTCGTACTTGCAGATGCCGGTGAGAAGTTCAGCAGCGGCCTTGAGACATTTACACATGCTGTCCCACGCATCAGTTCTGTAGAGAAGTTCACATCCATTCTACGCCAGGAGGATGTGCATCAGATGGTGCCTGAATATTTAAAAGTATCGGAGGCTGAGAAAAATTGGATGGAGCGCACACAGTCATAA